The DNA sequence CCACGGCTTTCCGGCTGCCGCCCGCCGATGAGCGGATGCTGGTAGCCCGGCTGGAATTCAACCCCCAAAGTCCTTACGCCGACTGGGTGGAGCAGCACGTCGCCAGCCGCTTCGATTACGTGTGCGTGACGGAGCAGGCGGCTTTTGAGCGGCTCGGCAAGGCGCTGCTGCCCTCCGGCCTCAGCCGCAACAAGAACCGCCACGAACGGGACGATACCCAGCACCGCCACATTCTGGGCTGGGACAACCGGGAACTGCGGCGCGAGCTGGAAGGCCGCGCCCGCGCCGTCAGTGCCGAAATCGACCAGACCACCCAGCAGCTGGCCCAGCTTGGCAAGCAGCTGAAACAGCTGGAGCAGCGACGGCACCAACTGGAGCGGCTAACCGAATTTCGGGACTTCGCGGAGCTGGACTGGCAAGCCGTGGTATTGCGCGTGGAAAAGCTGCTGACCCGCAGGCGCGAGCTGGAATACGCCAACGCGCCCCTGCGCGTTATGGAGGAGCAGCTAGCCCAAGTGAAAGCCGAACTTAAAAAAATAGATGACCTGCGTACGGCTACCAACAAGAAAATCGGCGAAACCGAAGCCGGTTTGAAACTACTGCGTACGGAGCGCGAAAAGCAGCAGCAGAAGGTGGAACGCTACGACGAGCCGGCGCTGACGGCCGCGCTGGCAGCCTTGCAGGAGCTAACCGCGCCGCTGGCTGGGCAGGTGACTTATCTTACCTTCGACGACCAAAAAAACCAGCTGGAAATAGGCCTAGGTGCCCGCCTGACCGCCTTACAGCAGGAAAGCAGCCAGATGGCCAGGCAGCTGCAGCGGCGTATGGATGCGTTCCTGCGGCCCGGCAAGGCCGTGACGGAGAAGTTCGCGGACTGGAGCAGCGACCTGCACGAGTGGACCAACGAGCTAAACCGCCGGTCTGACTACCTCGCCCTGTACGAGCAACTGCGGGAAGAGCAGCTAGCCACGCTCGAGCTGCGCTTTCGCGAGGAGTTCAAGCGCGGCGTCACCAACGCACTGACCGATTACTGCGGCTCCTTGGAGCAGCAGCACGAACACATCTGCGAAACCATCGAGCAGATCAATCGGTCCTTGCGCGACATCACCTTTAACCTCGCCCCCGATACGTACATCCAGCTGGAGCGCACCAATACCCGCCGGCCCCGCGTCCACGAGTTTCGCTTTATCGATATGCCCAGCTGGCAGCCCGACCGCACGCAGCTGGCCCTGGCTTCCGACCCCAAGCAGGCCGAAATCGACCATTTCGTGCAGCACATCCAGCCCTTCATTCGGCAGCTGCAGGAAAATGAGAAGTGGCGGCAGGAAGTAACCGACGTGCGCAACTGGTCCGACTTCAAAGCCCGTGAGTACTACAAGGCGGAGAACAAGCCGTTTCGGGTGTACGAAAACTCCGGCAGCCTCTCCGGCGGCGAAGCAGCCCAACTGGCCTACACGGTGCTGGGTGCGGCCATTGCCTACCAGTTCGGCATGAATCAGGCCACCAACCCGTGGAAATCGTTCCGCTTTATCGTCGTCGACGAAGCCTTCAGCAAGCTCGACGAAGACAAGTCGAAGTACCTGCTGCAGCTCTGCCGTAGCCTGGGTCTGCAACTGATGGTCGTCACGCCGCTGACCTCTATTCATCTGGTGGAAAAAGATGTATCGGTTATCCACTGGGTTACCAAGGCCAAGCACCACAAAGACTGCTCCGTGGTGCGCGACATTCCCATCCTGGAGTACCACCAGAAAAAAGAAGTACTGCTGGCCGCCGAAGCTGAACTGGAGTCATGATAACTTTGCCCGAGCTGCGGCGCAAAGCTGCGCGCCATTACCCCGCGCTGCTGGAGGCGTATTTCACGGAACAGGAGCTGTTTCCGCTTTCCGTGCGCGTGAGCAAAGCTGTGGACCGCTCCCAGGGCCCCGAACACATTTACGCCCAACAGGCGGAGCTGCTGCTACACTCCAAAGCCCGCACCGGCCGCGGCTATTCGCTGGATTTGAAGCTTAACCGCAAGACCCGGCAAAGCGAAATCAGCCGCATCTATTTTGAAACGGCCCCCGACTTGCTCGACTTCACCGACAAGACCGCCGAGTACGCGGATTTCCGGCGCGACGTGGAGCTGATCCGAACTACGGTGCCGCAGCTGGCAGAATACGTAGCCCGGCGGCCGATGCTGGTGGTCGAACAGGCAGAGTGCTGGCCGGAGCTGCTGCACGTGTGCGCCTATTTTCAGCAGTGCCCGCAGCCCCGGCAGTACGTGCGCAATCTGCCGCTGGCCTTATCCACCAAGTTCATTGAGCGTAATCAGAGCGTACTGCGCGGGTTGCTGGATTTTCTTATTCCGGACTTTGTCCGGGAAGGCGAAGAAGACTTCTTTCGCCGGTTTCACTTGGAAGTCGAAGAGCCCAGCGTGAAGATGCGCTTCCTGGATGCGGCCCTGCGGCTGCACCCGGCCGTGTCGCAGCTGAGCTTGTGGGCAAGTGAGTTTCGCCAGCTCGATTTGCCCGTTGAGCGCGTCTACATCATCGAAAACCTGACCTCTTTCTTGAGCTTCCCGGCCGTGCCGGGCGGCCTAGCTCTGTGGGGCGGCGGCTTCGCCGTCAGCCTGCTGTCCGGCGCCGATTGGCTGCGCGACAAGCAGCTGTTTTACTGGGGCGACATTGACGTACATGGTTTTCAGATTCTCGCACAAGCCAGGGCGCACTACCCAGCCTTGCAATCCATTCTGATGGATGAGCAAGCGTTTCGCCGCTTCCACCAGAACGAAACCGGCGGGGCATTCCAGTCAATGGACCTGCCAGTATTGACTTTTGAAGAAAACCGCCTGTACCAGAGGCTGCTACACGGCAACGGCCGCCTGGAGCAAGAGAAGCTGCCGGCCGAATACGTAGCTGCTGCCGTGGCTGCTACCGCTCCAGCCGATGAGACACAGCCTGGTACATTGGTGGCCGGAACAGTAAGCTGAACGCTCTTCACTCAGCCCCGAGGAATATCATTCAACCGGCATCGGCCCCAGACAAGCCAGCACCACCCGGTAGCCACGTGGCTAAGTCCTGGGTGAGAGAGCAGCGCAGCAGGTTGCTGACCGGGTCAACATCGGTAGCGAGGCCAGCGGCCGGTTCGTGCCCGACGCGGACGTAGGAGATGCCGCAGTGAATCGGGTGGGCACCGGCGCCCTCCACGAACAGCGGCCGCGCAAACAAGCCTTCCACGCCCGATTCGGTACCGGGCTGGGGGTAGAGCAGCCGTACCCGCGTGGCCCCGAACTGGTGGGCGTAGGCAAACAGCTGGCGCAGGTCGTCTTCGGCGTAATAGCCGTCGGGGCGCTTCCACTTGGCATCGAGCACCAGGCAGCCGTGCGCGGGGTGCTCCAGCACGATGTCGGGCTGCATCCGGCTGACCGTGGTACCGGCCGCATCCTGCCAGAACACGCACTTGGGCGGCTTGCCGACGTGCCAGTCCGCCGGGGCCAGGCGCCGGATGGTGCGCAGCAGGTATCTCTCCCAGATGCGGTTCATGTTGAAGAACAGGGCCACTAGGTCCTGTGGGCCGCTGTGCAGGTCGGGGCTGAGGCGCAGTAGCAGCAGGCGGGCGATGCGCAGGGCGGGGCGGTAGGCGGCGGTTTTACGGTCGTAGCGTAGGCGGGCAAATAAGGCGGCGGTGGGGCGCACGGCCGGTAGCTCGGGCCAGGCTAGCAGGGCGCGGGCGGCCCGGCCCCGCAGCCCGGGGTGGGGCGTGAGGGTAGGCAGCAGCGCCAATGCCTGCCGCAGCAGCCGGTGGAGCAGGTGGTCGTGGTCGTAGGTCTGGTGGCGGGTATAGAACCGCTCCCGGTGCACCGCGTTGCGACTCAGGTGCTGCCCAAACAGCAGGGTACCCTTCAGAGCTTTTACCTGGCCCTCGTGGGCACGGTAGCGCTTCACCAGCCCACGCCGCAGCAGGTGCTCGACTTCGGTCAGAAACAGGGCCAGGTACAGGTCGAGCAGGCTGTGGGGCCGCTCGTGCAGCAGGGCCGTGTGCAGCGAATCGACGGGCAGCAGTCCGGCTTCGGCCAGCAGCCGCAGCAGCAGGCGGCGCCACCGGTCGAAGTCCTCGTTGGGCGCGGTGGCCGCGTCGGGCACGGCATCGGCCTTGGGCAGCACCTCGATGGTCAGGTCGCCGGCCTGCACCACGCCCACGTAGTGTTTGAAACGGATGGCACGGTGCCGCACGTCGTAGTAGCGGCGGCCCGGGCCGGTGCGGTGGTAGCGCAGCAGCGCCTCAAAGTGACTTTCCCGAAACTCGGCCCGCTCCTCGCCGGTGCCCTGCTGGTCGCCGATGGTCAGGATGCTGTGCTCCAGCACCCGCATGATGCGCGGCATGGCGGCGGGGCTAGATGGTGGCCGGATATAAGCTGCGGAAAGCTTCCGCGTCCCACTTGTCAGGCTCGATAAGGCGGTACAAGGGCTTGTCGTGCAGGCCCGCGCTGTCGTAGCCCTTGAACGGGGCCAATGGATAGCGGCCAGCCGCGCTACGGGGCAGGGTCGTCACAAACTTCTCGCCCAGTACCAGGCCAATTTTGCCCCAATCGCCGAAGAAATACTCCTGCAGCAGCGGCACGATGTTGCGCGCAAACGCGGTGCGCAGGCTTGCCAGGTCGGGCTCGTCCAGCAGCAGCAGGGCGTGGCCCAGACAATGGTCGTGGTCGAGGAGCTGCTCCAGCCGGCTGTTGAGCACTTCCAAGATGCGGGCCACGTCGATGGCCGCCGCGCCTTCGCCAATCACGCCGTTGGTACCTATCTGCTCGCGGATGACCTGGGCCTTGGGCTGCATTTCGGTGAAGCTGAAGCGGCGGCGCAGGGCCGTATCGAGGGCTTCCACTGAGCGGTCGGCGGTGTTCATGGTGCCGATGAGGTAGAGGTTGGGCGGCACTGTGAAATCGGCTTTGGAGTAGGGCAGGCGGGCCGTCAGCCGCTCGGGCCGACCGGCGCGCTTGCCTTCTTCCAGCAGCGTAATCAGCTCCCCGAAGATGCTGGCCACATTGCCGCGGTTGATTTCATCGATGATGAGCACGAAGCGCGGGGCCTGGGCGAAGTCAGCGGGAGTCAGCTTATCGTAATTGAAGTCTTGCGCTGTTTCCGCTGCTATTGTCGGATCAATCACAGCAAGCTGTAATGCTTCGCCAATGCTTACCTGTGCATTTTGGGTTGGGTTATCTTCCTGTGATTGGGTTCGAAACTTTAAAAATTCCCGGAAGGCTGCCCAATAAACTGTACGGTCTCGCCCGTGATCAACTATAATCTGATTTTCACCAATCTCATTATCCTCAGATAACATGTTACTATCATAAATTTTCCGAAGCCCTTTTCTGGTTACCTGTAAGCGGTTATTTGATTTGCCATTTTCATACTTGAAGTAAGTCGTGCCGTCCTCTTTGATGTGTTGCAGAAATAATGATTTGTTCGTCTTGGTGTGGAAAATAACTTCTTCGCCGACATTATCTTTTGTCCGCAGACTTTCAATAAACCGTTCAAATATGGTGTCAAAATCCAAGGCTGCGGTTTGCGGGATACTGGCGGCTTCTGCCAGCCGTTGCTGCCGTTGCAGGTGTAACGCATATATGCTGCGTTGCGACATCACCTTAAAAATACCATCAGCTATAATGTAACCTATATCCCGGCTGGTTTCCTTGGTGGCATCCACAATATCATCCGTAAGCACCGGCTTAATGCCTTCGACAAAATCCTCGTAGCTGAACGCTTGGTGAAACGTAACGAACTGAATGCGGCCGGCCTGCTGGTACTCGTCGTAACGGGCGCGCAG is a window from the Hymenobacter aquaticus genome containing:
- a CDS encoding ATP-binding protein; this encodes MLSLFDTGKEQAGYRLKTLELFNWGTFHEGSSGQDIWSVGPDAQNSLLTGANGSGKTTLVDGLLALLVSPKKRFFNQSSGAQSTKERTEESYVEGHYGRTQGEEQAHSRVEKLRQRGTTYSVVLGVFVNEQASPVTLAQVRWFSQGQLQRRFLVARQELSIAEHIRFDSGGQWLRQLKNQPVGKSLEVFDGFSRYAERFRQLFGMRSEKALTLFNQTVGMKVLGNLDEFIRANMLEDNTAEAAFDKLLTSYQTLLASYQALEKARTQLDLLQPIHDLSRSYDDLEQLLEHTRYQQQWLPAWWAREQVSIWTAELARQDEELDRLQRELAQHENAWDTTDAQRLDLERQWAANDMLRLIQDLARDIDAAEKEKAGKERKLQDYNALARQLTLPTDPDDAIFRQSLAQLRTLSAATEQHLEDMKEQQMHGRIRQQQLQTEYDHLLAEIEQLRGSAGKITGRVAEIRQELLQAVRATESQIPFAAEVMQVRAEDKDRWNDAVEKKLHSFGLSLLVPPALYSAVNAYVHAQRNLRGKIVYHQVDSTAFRLPPADERMLVARLEFNPQSPYADWVEQHVASRFDYVCVTEQAAFERLGKALLPSGLSRNKNRHERDDTQHRHILGWDNRELRRELEGRARAVSAEIDQTTQQLAQLGKQLKQLEQRRHQLERLTEFRDFAELDWQAVVLRVEKLLTRRRELEYANAPLRVMEEQLAQVKAELKKIDDLRTATNKKIGETEAGLKLLRTEREKQQQKVERYDEPALTAALAALQELTAPLAGQVTYLTFDDQKNQLEIGLGARLTALQQESSQMARQLQRRMDAFLRPGKAVTEKFADWSSDLHEWTNELNRRSDYLALYEQLREEQLATLELRFREEFKRGVTNALTDYCGSLEQQHEHICETIEQINRSLRDITFNLAPDTYIQLERTNTRRPRVHEFRFIDMPSWQPDRTQLALASDPKQAEIDHFVQHIQPFIRQLQENEKWRQEVTDVRNWSDFKAREYYKAENKPFRVYENSGSLSGGEAAQLAYTVLGAAIAYQFGMNQATNPWKSFRFIVVDEAFSKLDEDKSKYLLQLCRSLGLQLMVVTPLTSIHLVEKDVSVIHWVTKAKHHKDCSVVRDIPILEYHQKKEVLLAAEAELES
- a CDS encoding McrC family protein; translation: MPRIMRVLEHSILTIGDQQGTGEERAEFRESHFEALLRYHRTGPGRRYYDVRHRAIRFKHYVGVVQAGDLTIEVLPKADAVPDAATAPNEDFDRWRRLLLRLLAEAGLLPVDSLHTALLHERPHSLLDLYLALFLTEVEHLLRRGLVKRYRAHEGQVKALKGTLLFGQHLSRNAVHRERFYTRHQTYDHDHLLHRLLRQALALLPTLTPHPGLRGRAARALLAWPELPAVRPTAALFARLRYDRKTAAYRPALRIARLLLLRLSPDLHSGPQDLVALFFNMNRIWERYLLRTIRRLAPADWHVGKPPKCVFWQDAAGTTVSRMQPDIVLEHPAHGCLVLDAKWKRPDGYYAEDDLRQLFAYAHQFGATRVRLLYPQPGTESGVEGLFARPLFVEGAGAHPIHCGISYVRVGHEPAAGLATDVDPVSNLLRCSLTQDLATWLPGGAGLSGADAG
- a CDS encoding Wadjet anti-phage system protein JetD domain-containing protein; amino-acid sequence: MITLPELRRKAARHYPALLEAYFTEQELFPLSVRVSKAVDRSQGPEHIYAQQAELLLHSKARTGRGYSLDLKLNRKTRQSEISRIYFETAPDLLDFTDKTAEYADFRRDVELIRTTVPQLAEYVARRPMLVVEQAECWPELLHVCAYFQQCPQPRQYVRNLPLALSTKFIERNQSVLRGLLDFLIPDFVREGEEDFFRRFHLEVEEPSVKMRFLDAALRLHPAVSQLSLWASEFRQLDLPVERVYIIENLTSFLSFPAVPGGLALWGGGFAVSLLSGADWLRDKQLFYWGDIDVHGFQILAQARAHYPALQSILMDEQAFRRFHQNETGGAFQSMDLPVLTFEENRLYQRLLHGNGRLEQEKLPAEYVAAAVAATAPADETQPGTLVAGTVS
- a CDS encoding AAA family ATPase — protein: MGFPLYLLPQDKDFVYLSFKLGNNEGGKNRWFGRGRTAKELRTVAQTDQLAADIRQALQGAFPDPLFKHPTLSGEWLTLARLPLADLKSQADATSRVALKTLVFEKILHAFVIAEKLRDESLQAAGMQPVLATPDNEDDLPIPNSMRQPLNQILYGPPGTGKTYHTALCAVSLLERLTEDETKAKYDTHERLRARYDEYQQAGRIQFVTFHQAFSYEDFVEGIKPVLTDDIVDATKETSRDIGYIIADGIFKVMSQRSIYALHLQRQQRLAEAASIPQTAALDFDTIFERFIESLRTKDNVGEEVIFHTKTNKSLFLQHIKEDGTTYFKYENGKSNNRLQVTRKGLRKIYDSNMLSEDNEIGENQIIVDHGRDRTVYWAAFREFLKFRTQSQEDNPTQNAQVSIGEALQLAVIDPTIAAETAQDFNYDKLTPADFAQAPRFVLIIDEINRGNVASIFGELITLLEEGKRAGRPERLTARLPYSKADFTVPPNLYLIGTMNTADRSVEALDTALRRRFSFTEMQPKAQVIREQIGTNGVIGEGAAAIDVARILEVLNSRLEQLLDHDHCLGHALLLLDEPDLASLRTAFARNIVPLLQEYFFGDWGKIGLVLGEKFVTTLPRSAAGRYPLAPFKGYDSAGLHDKPLYRLIEPDKWDAEAFRSLYPATI